A single window of Euwallacea similis isolate ESF13 chromosome 25, ESF131.1, whole genome shotgun sequence DNA harbors:
- the LOC136416791 gene encoding LOW QUALITY PROTEIN: piggyBac transposable element-derived protein 4-like (The sequence of the model RefSeq protein was modified relative to this genomic sequence to represent the inferred CDS: substituted 1 base at 1 genomic stop codon) encodes MCSWEDEQNHLKKLMEECLWEDIPQDTFDDDDKDLEEDDLVETQRIDSSTEQEYSDSESGEEISIQGPTFTGKDKTTIWSKHPIARYGRTRKENLIKDLPGVKTCLKHVKKESEIFSHFFSDKILNDIVIHTNQHILGNRDNYQREKDAKITDLFKVKALIGLLYLYGVLKSNRLNLDEMWDKNGTGVELFXLTMPQQRFRFLMQHLRFDDGTTRSDRRQYDKLAPIREVFTDFVLKCKAAYVPFENVTIDEKLEAFRGKCSFRQYIPSKPARYGLKVFALVDSKTFFTVNLEVYLGRQPEGPFPFSNSAKDVVMRLCDPIKGTGRNITVDNWFTSMELLQTLKKDFNLTLIGTIRKNKRELPQEFTRPTNRPNLSSMFAFHNHATLVSFIPKRNKNVLLVSSTHHDDKIDENTGKPEIILDYNATKGGVDCVDKLCAAYNVSRNTWRWLMVLFYSLLNVAGINSYVVYSINNSTWNVRRQHSLNICNECSAVEEESE; translated from the exons atgtgtTCTTGGGAAGACGAACAgaaccatttgaaaaaacttatgGAAGAGTGTTTGTGGGAAGATATACCACAAGATACTTTTGACGATGACGATAAAGATTTGGAAGAGGATGATCTGGTTGAAACACAACGTATTGATAGCAGCACCGAACAAGAATATTCCGATTCTGAAAGTGGtgaagaaatttcaatacaGGGGCCTACTTTCACTGGTAAAgacaaaacaacaatttggtcaAAACATCCAATAGCAAGATATGGAAGGACtcgaaaagaaaatcttataaaaGATCTTCCAGGTGTCAAAACTTGTCTAAAACACGTAAAAAAAGAATCAGAAATTTTTAGTCACTTTTTTTCGGATAAAATTCTCAACGATATTGTAATTCACACAAATCAGCATATACTAGGGAATCGAGATAATTACCAAAGAGAAAAAGATGCAAAAATTActgatttatttaaagttaaagcaCTTATCGGACTTCTGTATTTATATGGAGTTCTAAAATCTAATCGGCTAAATCTCGACGAAATGTGGGACAAAAATGGGACAGGAGTAGAGCTGTTTTGACTGACAATGCCTCAACAAAGATTTCGTTTCCTCATGCAGCATCTAAGATTTGATGATGGGACCACACGATCCGACAGACGGCAGTATGATAAACTGGCTCCAATAAGGGAAGTTTTTACTgattttgtcttaaaatgtAAAGCTGCATATGTGCCTTTTGAGAACGTGACCATTGATGAGAAGCTCGAAGCTTTCCGGGGAAAATGCAGCTTTCGGCAATACATACCTAGCAAGCCCGCTAGATATGGACTTAAGGTGTTCGCCTTAGTtgattcaaaaacatttttcaccgTGAATTTAGAGGTTTACCTTGGTCGACAACCAGAAGGTCCCTTTCCATTTAGTAATTCGGCAAAAGATGTGGTTATGAGGCTTTGCGACCCGATAAAAGGTACTGGCAGAAATATCACAGTGGATAACTGGTTTACCAGCATGGAACTTCttcaaactttgaaaaagGATTTTAACTTGACTCTTATTGGTACAATAAGAAAGAACAAGAGAGAGCTGCCGCAAGAGTTTACCCGTCCTACAAATCGTCCTAATTTATCAAGCATGTTTGCTTTTCATAACCATGCTACACTTGTATCTTTTAttccaaaaagaaataaaaatgtcctgTTGGTATCGAGCACACATCACGATGACAAAATTGACGAAAACACAGGAAAACCCGAAATAATATTGGATTATAACGCCACCAAAGGTGGAGTGGACTGCGTTGATAAACTATGTGCGGCTTATAATGTTTCGAGAAACACTTGGAGATGGCTCATGGTGCTATTTTATTCTCTTCTCAATGTAGCAGGAATTAATTCATACGTCGTATATTCCATCAATAACTCGACATGGAACGTTAGAAGAC agCACTCACTAAATATTTGTAATGAGTGTTCTGCTGTAGAAGAAGAAAGTGAATAA